The genomic stretch TTAAAGAAAGTTACAAATGATGTTGTGGTTCATCGCTTCATGAACATGGAAGGAAAAAGGCGTAGATTTGATCTATAAGAGGTAATGCACCTATTTACATTTTTTAGTGATACATTATATATTAACTTTTTGCTTACAATGAATTATTTGTTTCCTTTTCAGTGACTAGAACCATTTGATTGAGCACAGATTGTATTTTAGCAACACCAACAATCTATTATTGTTATCATTGTGGGATTCGCTAAGTATATTTTGATAAATGGTAAGCACAAATATTTTATTACCACTACTTTATTATTGATGTGCATCAATATTGCTTGTTTTAAACTATGTGTGAAAAATTATGGCTGTGGTAATATAAAGTTGCATTATTGTCCTGTCGTTAGACCGGAAGCCGCACCCCCCCTCCATAATTCTCTAGGTCCGCCActgaacgtcaacataatggccgcagtcacttatcagctcctgcatgaaaccatgtccctacaaccaacatacattcagctccagatgattttaaggttattgacatgggagaagacaagtacgatccacccatcatccttggaagaccgttcctcagcactgttaaagcaatcatctacattggaaccggagaagtccacatgcacttcccctctgagaaggtacgctgctattttactgactctaactatataattgaagactctaagcaggtcaggacaagaaggagacaacgcaaccgtaaccagaggaggaaaatcatcaagaacggatgagcagactacgaaggagaagtggtaaggtctgaagacatacaacttgaataaaactgtcctgaggagaccgtagcaccgagtcaggtgtggagagagaagatagttatacatgaagaccaggcgccgccggaaccaccaactacgccatccagcgaatcccaggacgactgagaaaacggagagtcccgttcggaggacgtaaaaacaccgaacgccttgccaagaggtaaacttggtacttatctttttcctttcaattattttaaatagtttgcttagttaatcaggttcatatcatcttaaaaagaaaatgaaaatgttaaaaatagcaagccccatgtgagtatgctcatggcataaaaaccataagtgcattcactgtggtggcataaaaataaaataaatatattcctgtcctataaaaataaaaatataaaaataaatttatgatcctactaaacagtgtaacatttattgaggaggctcaacatgataaaggctagatatttatgctaacacttaaccagttccacaaagctttgttgtctatttgagctccacagaattcaaggatcaaagaagactagcagacggaggacatcctaatcgctgtcagagtgctgccgacattcaaatacacctccaccacctgctagctacatcagaagaaacttcgtcaaaatccagcttgggggagagcacccccatttatccagctatgtgttctactcatctttatactttactcaaataataaaaagatgcataatcataaaaaccgaaataaatattttgtgtttatatatatatatatatatatatccttgcttaatttgttaaataaataaataaataaagtttgctatgaactctcatgataagctctcacatggaaatgatgaatagttactttgccatgactagttctaaaaattgaaatctctcttaagtttaggcatgactgttatttattaagatttgctctaaacctgaacttgtggggagagtacttgatctaaagtctaagtcgttaacagatatgatatgggaaggttgagctgttgtttatctgttcctagagatgctagaattctggagaattttatctttgaaaatctttaaaatgttgcatgatgagttcctgtatgatgagagtttaaattcctaccacagccatatatacatgcttgctagactttgagccacacatttactttactacttatgagcattgagtgtggtcaagctgtgtagacccttaggagcttgtcatgtggttaaatcaagattcacttgcacgttcactcacacatgttgcttctacttcagaagtacgcatccacttatatccacccatttccatctccagaaccacccaaaaatattctactcctaatccgggagagaatagccaaaaatatttctgttttttccctgtaaaataaatgctcaagttatcttggttactaccacttgctatattatttcaggagatgagtgctctaaaaaaagagaaaaaaatacgaggaaataaaaaggggcaagtgcccaaaacctcgaaagaaaaagtgagacgagaggtaaaaatggacaagtgtccgacagtagaattaggggtacaagatacccacctgagagaaaagaaaaagaaaatatagagcatcccattctccccaaaagtttcaaaagagcaagaaaggtatgtatcccctcaaaagagcacaagtagaattagactttcactgttgttatcaccatcatcaccatacaccattcattcgccacacatgcatatcttgatttgacttattgacttgttcttctagatccatggtttgactatgcaataaatgtcttgtaagtatgtattagctgtctcccacctatgagctccagatatcaaaagtcttattagagtagggtgagagagaaggcaatatcactatgcctcataccaaaaatttgagagaaggcaaacaccattactgccttggtaaggatccagaaataccacaaaagagagactagagagagtcatacaaggaatctctgagttttatttaaaaatctgcaaaaactccagagctatagttaatcgaagaacaagagacatggcgcttgactagaccgttctatcttttaactactcaagacagaagtgacggttgcaagccccatggtggaaggtaaaatgtgtaagtttaaatcttaacagtttaccctaacccaaagatgagatcttgtttgaacgcatgtgtatctttaaggcatgaaaccactgcagaaactcttgagttcatctttgctcagggacgaggaaaggttaagcttgggggagcttgttgacggtccttaatgctcatatttaaccatcaattaatcatggaaaaggatctaaatgcaaccaacacctagacttagggttttatctgacagaattccacgagttttggtgtttgtctatttctgcagggggttgtgaggaaatatggaagaaaggcccacacgtcgggtttacatagagatattaacgtgccgcgcaattttctatcatctagaagactccagaagccacgggaacgaacgggaaggcaatcgggctcggaggcagggcgcccgcctagctacagtgcccaatcaggacacgtttcgcggattatgctccaccgacctaaaggatcaaggaaaaccatgcgattaatgtcggtttgatccaacggcccagattcatctgaaaatactatataagcaaggccccctggcccctggagatcatacctcttctacagaatcaaagctagggtttcaattcttcatccaagtagagaggatccctctagttcttctagttctacctctagttcatctagatctagttctagttcatctagttctagttctagttcctctagttctagttctagttgtaatctagaaaatagggagagagaagaggagagcggaggaggagccggatctgtcggatcttcctcaacattgtacttttgcagcaactggttcgttcttcatcgttctccaggttcttcaattcataattcctgagttctttaattacttttatttacattcaagttatttattggattcccgcttgcatcaagtgctctagtctttataacgctagagtagtaattaatagatcagacgtggtgtttagtcttgcaattacctggaattgcacccaatcctgcggattgttgtggtagccttagggtagtgacagccctaacggtcgacgtattccacctcgttcggatcggtgtttgtaggaccgtagtcagaccttcctagcccccttctcatctctttctgtggttagtgctctgatctcccgatatagataatcttgaagtaattcttgattcttaaatcaactagagaactctcaagaaacttcctctcttcccaccaaaaataattatatagttatccttgggcgatcttggatcttaattagtacactcacgttctctatggaaaatcgatactctggaatactcccgggtgaaagctacatcggtatccgtgcgcttgcggatttttctgtttgcgtttaaaatacccaacagtccatcggcgccaagtcttgctcaagcttcaccgtcacacgcggtccctcgcttcaaagccttcgacttgcccttcactcttgcaaccggtccatcaagccaagcctcatcttgatcttctccaccttggtcacatgactccatgtcatgtctcatgtgcaatgagctcattcatcatcatatcatcacctgtggactaatctcctgtgtatctcacataaacactattagtccacctaagttgtcactcaattaccaaaaccaaacaaggacctttcaagagGATGGCTTGCTGTGACCTGCTCTTGGCCAACGATGCACGGACGACCTGCCCGGATTAGCACCAGCGATGGGTCGCAACCTTCGAACCCGATGACGGCCGGCGTCCTGATCTGGAGTCGCGACCTGGCGAGGACGGCGCGAAGAAAATACCGCGAAGACGGCGCGGGAAGAGAAAGTGCgggaaaaattttaggtgggtCCAAAAAATTGGTTTTTAGGAAGTGAATTATGGGAACTATTGGAGATGACCTTGTTTTTTCTTTCCCATATGATTTGGGGAGTTAGCAAATATCAAGATATGGGAAACAAAAAATGAGAAACTGTTGGAGTTtctctaagagcaactccaacaattCCCCATCTCTCCTTCCCATCCTTGGTTTTtaggaaaaatagaaaaaatatgtCTCCAACAGTTTCCCATCTGGGTTTCCTATTTTGGGAGAGACCGCAAAAACAATCTGAACCGACGCATATTTCCGCGCGTTCAGAGCCGCGCATCGCGTCTCCCATCGCGACACATCGTCCTCCCGCGCGCCGTCACTTCATCCCGGGCGCGCAATCCTCTTTCCCGCGCGATAGCTCTGAGAGGATGGCCTGCTGTGATTAGCATGCACGGACGGCCTGCCGGGATTAGCATGCACGAACCTGAGAGGATGGCTTGCTGTGACCtgcttctggccaacgatgcaCGGACGACCTGCTGGGATTAGCACCAGCGATGGGTCGCAACCTTCGAACCTGGTGACGGCCGGCGTCCTGATCTGGAGTCGCGACCTGGCGAGGACGGCGCGAAGAAAAGACCACGAAGACGGCGCGGGAAGAGAAAGTGCgggaaaaattttaggtgggtCCAGaaaattggtttttagaaagtgAATTATGggaaactattggagatgacCTTGTTTTTCCTTTTCCATATGATTTGGGGAGTTAGCAAATATCAAGATGGGAAACAAAAAATGagaaactgttggagttgctctaagccaCCATTACCAATTCAAACTCTTATTTTGCGAACATGCAAAAATCTTCCCCTGAAAAGTTAAACGGTTACAACAATGTTGTAGCACTCCATGGCAGCGGCGGCGACTGTTAAAAAATTATATTCAATTAGCGTTTCTAATAATAAATTTAGGCAACTTTCTTCTATTGTAGCTTAGTCTTTagtttttcaaaattttaactcagattttcaaaataacgAAGTTGTACCATGGTTATTAGGAGTGATACCAGTAaaaacattttttattttaatttgttCAAACAGTTAGACCAAACAATGAAAAGATGTCACCTTAATCACAAAGGTTCAACACATTGCACAACTTGATGACAAGACATCAGGTTCTATATTCACATCATATTTTTTTAATTGATAGGAATAAAGATTTTGTTAAGTAAACACTCTTCAATAGGTTCTCTAGTTAAATATCTAAATATTATTATCCCCTATTTTGAATTTGAGTAGAGACAATTCTCTAAAACACACACAACATATACAAAAAAAACGTTGGATTGTATGAAGATATAAAAAATGATTTTATTCAAATAACTTTTTAAATAATAATTTATgaagataaataaaataaattttatttaataGCATTTTaatgatttaggccttgtttagatacacccaaaaatccaaaactttacaagatttcccatcacatcgaatcttgcggcacatgtatgaagtattaaatatagataaaaagaataactaattgcacagtttacctgtaaatcacgagacaaattatttaagcctagttacttcataattagacaatgtttgtcaaataaaaacgaaaatgctacagtatcaaaattcaaaaactttttatctaaacaagggctggctttgttcagttcgcaaaaacggATGAAAaacaacactgtagcactttcgtttttatttgacaaacattatccgatcatgaagtaactagccttaaaagattcgtctcgcgatttacagatgaactgtataattagtttttattttcatgtatatttaatacatcatacatgtgtcgtaagattcgatgtgacggagaatcttgaaaatttttgtgaactaaacaaggccttagataaaTGTAAGAAAGTCCATGGTTAGACTGGCACGAGAGTCTCTCCTTTTCATCCGTCTAGCCCGTCATTCTGTCAGCCCGGAGCCCCGGACGCCCGGTCTAGGGGGAGGGGCCAAAAAAAACCAAACCGCCGACTGCGGGGTCTTATCCGCACTCCGACCGGCGCCACCTCCCTTCAGCTCAGCCCGCTCCCAGTCCCCTCCGCAGTCCGCACTGCCGCCTCGCCATGGAGGCAGCagcagccaccgccgccgccttgTCCCCTCCCCGCGTCGCTCTCGACGCCCGCACACTCTTCTCCCCGCCCCGCTCCCTCCCCGCCTCGCCCTCATCCCAGCTCCGCCTCGCCGCCCGCCCCCGCGCGCTCGCCGCTGCCAAGCCGCGGTTCCTGAGCCCCCACCGAGAACCCGCCGTAGATGGCGGCCGCGGCGCCAGGGATGTCGTCGCGATGGTACGGTCCGCGCTTGGCCGAGCTCCGGGGAGCGAATTCGTCGTGCCTGGAGTGCGATAACGCCTAAATGgtgtctttttttttgttgttgttgccgcCTGCAGGTGGTGCCGTTCCTGAGGGGGACCGCGTGGGAGCAGCCACCGCCGGATTTGGCCTCGTTCCTCTACAAAAACCGGATCGTGTACCTGGGGATGTGCCTCGTGCCGTCGGTCACGGAGCTCATGCTCGCCGAGTTCCTCTACCTCCAGTACGACGACGCCGAGAAGCCAATCTACCTGTACATCAACTCCACTGGCACCACCAAGGTTTGGTGCTGCTTCTGATTCACCTCTCCTTGTTTTCCTTGTATGGTGATTATTACTTGGTTGTGTCAAATGAGTGTGGACGTAGATCAGAGCTCACAACCGAAATGAAAACACACCTACCTAGAAAACAGTGAACATGATGAGGCTACGAGCTTGAACTGTGCCTGGGTTATTTGACAGACCTATGGATCCAAAAACCTTTTTTGAATTGGGCATCAATTTAGTTTAGCCTGTGGATTTTCGGTTCTTTAATGCCTAACTTTGTTCACCTAGAATATATGCAAGTGTATttgttttcttagcctatggattTTTTGTTGTAGCAACTTGTCAGTAAGCATCACAGATTAATTCTTGTTTTAATTCAATCTTCATGTCATCTGATATGCTTTCTCCCTCCTTATTCAGAATGGCGAGAAGTTAGGTTATGAGACAGAAGCTCTTGCAGTATATGATGCTATGAGGTCAGCTTTGACATACTATGTATTTATACTGCTTTCTTGTTCCTTACAAATCTATTTCGATTCCTAATCCCCCTCTTAATGGTGACTTTACTTGGCTGATGCTTTCCACATGTTCTCGATGTGAACTTATATTGTAGTTAGCTCATTATAAGAAACATGCCTACTTTTGTGGCTGCCTGGCAAGCATATGGCCTGAAAAACTCAGATTGAACTGAAATATTTTATCCTCTATGTAGATCGGAGCTCTTTTGTATGGAAAGCAATA from Sorghum bicolor cultivar BTx623 chromosome 3, Sorghum_bicolor_NCBIv3, whole genome shotgun sequence encodes the following:
- the LOC8074526 gene encoding ATP-dependent Clp protease proteolytic subunit-related protein 4, chloroplastic — its product is MEAAAATAAALSPPRVALDARTLFSPPRSLPASPSSQLRLAARPRALAAAKPRFLSPHREPAVDGGRGARDVVAMVVPFLRGTAWEQPPPDLASFLYKNRIVYLGMCLVPSVTELMLAEFLYLQYDDAEKPIYLYINSTGTTKNGEKLGYETEALAVYDAMRYVKVPIFTLCVGNAWGEAALLLAAGAKGNRAALPSSTIMIKQPIGRFQGQATDVDIARKEIRNVKIEMVKLLARHIGKPIEEIARDIRRPKYFSPSEAVDYGIIDKVIYNEKIQEDGGVVSELKRSNLI